From a region of the Streptococcus ruminantium genome:
- a CDS encoding amino acid ABC transporter ATP-binding protein: MIQVNGLELAFGNQQVLKGIDVQVNPGEVVVILGPSGSGKTTLLRSLNFLEKADAGHLVFGDSQYDLSKISSKDIAAIRKRTAFVFQNYNLFANKTALENVTEGLIVARNIAKPEAEKIGKAALDKVGLSDKYDFFPSQLSGGQQQRVGIARAIATSPEVIYFDEPTSALDPELIGEVLAVMIRLAREGMTMVVVTHEMGFARAVADRVIFMDGGQIIEEGQPENLFDYPKEERTKRFLARIRKEDVQ; encoded by the coding sequence ATGATTCAAGTTAATGGCCTAGAGTTGGCTTTCGGTAATCAGCAAGTTTTGAAGGGGATTGATGTTCAGGTTAATCCCGGAGAAGTAGTGGTGATTTTGGGGCCCTCTGGTTCAGGTAAAACCACCCTCCTTCGTTCGTTAAATTTTTTGGAAAAAGCTGACGCAGGTCACTTGGTCTTTGGTGATAGTCAGTATGATTTGTCCAAGATTTCCAGTAAAGACATTGCGGCTATTCGCAAGCGGACAGCCTTTGTCTTTCAAAATTATAATCTCTTTGCCAATAAGACTGCCCTAGAGAATGTAACAGAGGGGTTGATTGTGGCACGAAACATAGCCAAGCCAGAGGCAGAAAAAATTGGTAAGGCAGCCTTGGATAAGGTTGGACTATCAGACAAGTATGATTTTTTCCCTAGTCAACTTTCAGGTGGCCAACAACAACGAGTTGGGATTGCCAGAGCCATTGCAACCAGTCCAGAGGTGATTTATTTTGATGAGCCGACTTCAGCCTTGGATCCAGAATTGATTGGAGAGGTCTTAGCGGTCATGATTCGGCTTGCTAGAGAAGGCATGACAATGGTTGTTGTTACTCATGAGATGGGGTTTGCGCGTGCGGTAGCTGATCGAGTAATTTTTATGGATGGTGGTCAGATTATTGAGGAAGGGCAGCCAGAAAATTTGTTTGATTATCCAAAAGAAGAACGGACTAAGCGAT
- a CDS encoding amino acid ABC transporter permease encodes MTDRVWQLLIDSFSQILVPGLLVTIPLTILSFAFGLLLAIGTALVQVAHIPVLRQLARFYIWLIRGTPLLVQLYVIFYGLPSLGIVLAAFPSAVLVFSVNTGAYAAETIRASIESVPKGQLEAGYSVGMSFAQTMRRIILPQAFRVAFPPLSNTLIGLVKDTSLAANITVLEMFMVTQQIAARTYEPFILYCEVAVIYLFFSTILTKLQAYGEKKLAVY; translated from the coding sequence ATGACAGATAGAGTATGGCAACTACTGATTGATTCATTTTCGCAAATACTTGTTCCAGGATTGTTGGTGACGATTCCATTGACAATCTTGTCTTTTGCTTTTGGGCTATTACTGGCTATTGGGACAGCTCTGGTACAAGTCGCTCATATTCCTGTACTCAGGCAACTCGCACGGTTTTACATTTGGCTTATTCGTGGAACTCCCCTCTTGGTGCAACTGTACGTGATTTTCTATGGTCTGCCAAGTCTGGGGATTGTCTTAGCAGCTTTTCCATCAGCGGTCTTGGTTTTCTCAGTTAATACTGGAGCCTATGCTGCTGAGACCATTCGGGCTTCTATCGAGTCTGTTCCCAAAGGACAGTTGGAAGCAGGTTATTCTGTGGGGATGAGCTTTGCTCAGACCATGCGCCGAATCATTCTACCGCAAGCCTTTCGTGTAGCCTTTCCTCCTTTGTCTAATACCCTCATCGGTCTCGTTAAGGATACGTCACTAGCAGCCAATATTACTGTTTTAGAGATGTTTATGGTAACCCAGCAAATTGCGGCTCGGACCTACGAGCCTTTTATTCTTTATTGTGAAGTCGCTGTGATATATTTATTCTTTTCGACCATTTTGACAAAACTTCAAGCCTATGGCGAGAAGAAATTGGCAGTTTATTAG
- a CDS encoding amino acid ABC transporter substrate-binding protein, whose translation MKKIVLLISLLLTGIALVACKSSSTSEAGENQSLLTQIKKEGVIKIGTEGTYAPYSYHDEDGKLVGYDVEVAEALAAKLGVKVEFIETKWDSMIAGLDAKRFDTIANQVGVTDERREKFDFSAPYTYIYGVLVTKKDSSNITSFADLSGKKSANSLTSNWADLARKNGAEVVGVDGFSQAVELLHTGRVDATINDNLVYLDYIKQHADAPIKVVTLTDDVSTTAFPVAKGNTDLIEAIDKALSELASEGKLAEISNKYFGEDVSKAK comes from the coding sequence GTGAAAAAAATTGTTCTTTTAATTAGTTTATTGTTGACAGGAATTGCCCTGGTTGCATGCAAGTCATCCTCTACATCGGAAGCTGGCGAAAATCAATCTCTTCTAACCCAAATCAAAAAAGAGGGGGTCATCAAGATTGGTACAGAAGGCACCTATGCTCCGTATTCCTATCATGATGAGGATGGTAAGTTGGTTGGTTATGATGTAGAAGTAGCAGAAGCTCTTGCAGCTAAATTAGGTGTTAAGGTCGAATTTATCGAGACAAAATGGGACTCTATGATTGCTGGCTTGGATGCCAAGCGCTTTGATACGATTGCAAATCAGGTTGGGGTGACAGATGAGCGCAGGGAAAAATTTGATTTTTCTGCACCGTATACCTATATTTATGGCGTTCTAGTTACGAAAAAAGATAGCTCAAACATCACAAGTTTTGCAGATTTATCAGGTAAAAAATCTGCTAACAGTCTGACAAGTAACTGGGCAGATTTAGCTCGCAAAAATGGCGCAGAGGTTGTCGGTGTTGACGGTTTTTCCCAAGCGGTTGAGTTGTTGCATACAGGGCGTGTGGATGCGACAATCAATGATAATTTGGTGTACCTAGACTACATCAAGCAGCACGCCGACGCACCGATCAAAGTTGTGACCTTAACAGATGATGTATCCACAACTGCTTTTCCAGTTGCAAAAGGTAATACAGATCTGATAGAGGCGATAGACAAGGCTTTGTCTGAGTTAGCAAGTGAAGGAAAACTGGCTGAGATCTCAAATAAATACTTCGGTGAAGATGTGTCAAAAGCCAAGTAA
- a CDS encoding CHAP domain-containing protein codes for MSYNIIRKYMKLELFIVLMGSLLWTSVPTVSASTRMNDNLALTKSLKATKVAIEKAAKVALATNMISEVAVEYTVNTYPAGQCTWGAKQMAPWVGNYWGNGGDWAATAKSLGYEVGSKPKAGAIAVWTDGGYGHVAYVTDVAKDGRIQVKESNYSGAYHPSNVRGFFDPTATSEGTVSYIYPPAGV; via the coding sequence TTGAGTTATAACATTATTCGAAAGTATATGAAGTTAGAGCTGTTTATAGTTCTTATGGGAAGTCTTTTGTGGACAAGTGTACCAACTGTTAGCGCCAGCACCAGAATGAATGACAATCTGGCACTGACGAAGAGTCTGAAAGCTACTAAAGTTGCTATCGAGAAAGCGGCTAAAGTCGCATTAGCAACGAATATGATTTCAGAAGTTGCTGTGGAATATACTGTTAACACCTATCCAGCTGGTCAGTGTACTTGGGGAGCCAAACAAATGGCTCCTTGGGTTGGTAACTACTGGGGAAATGGTGGCGATTGGGCTGCCACTGCAAAGTCTTTAGGCTACGAAGTTGGGAGTAAACCTAAGGCTGGAGCCATTGCTGTTTGGACGGACGGTGGCTATGGCCATGTTGCCTATGTGACGGACGTGGCAAAGGATGGTCGGATTCAGGTAAAGGAATCAAATTACAGTGGTGCTTATCATCCTAGCAATGTGCGTGGTTTCTTTGATCCGACAGCAACCAGCGAAGGAACAGTGAGCTACATTTATCCGCCTGCGGGGGTGTAG
- a CDS encoding PTS sugar transporter subunit IIC, producing the protein MSNISEKFMEISGKIGSQRHLIAIRDSFISMMPITMAGTVAVLLNVFLRDIPTNMGWTSFVEAMQPIININGYVYFGTIGIMALVFAFTFGYNLSLMYKVNPLAGGLISFASFISTIPQSITISTALNGADKSLLSALEGLGLKIVTTNGAAALETSEWGAIALKYGGATGLFTALLIGFLATWVYASLVKRNVAIKLPDSVPPAVNKAFAAIIPGTAAVYASSIIAYLAFALTGQSLGDLVSTYIQLPLLGLSQGLGSVVLLTFLVQLFWFFGLHGHNVLAPIMDGIYGVALNENAAAYTATQSAANLPWLWTRGSFDAYAQMGGSGVTLALIIAIFIFSKREEHKMVAKLSAPMGVFNINEPIIFGVPMVLNPLFVIPWLIVPPICAAIAYLATAAGLIPPVFAPVPWITPPGLYAYLATGGNVMAALVSLFNLLIAFLIWTPFVIAANRVKAGED; encoded by the coding sequence ATGTCAAATATTTCTGAGAAATTCATGGAAATATCTGGGAAAATTGGCTCGCAACGGCATTTGATAGCGATTCGTGATTCCTTTATTTCTATGATGCCAATTACAATGGCTGGTACAGTAGCCGTTCTCTTGAATGTCTTTCTACGAGATATTCCAACTAATATGGGTTGGACTAGTTTTGTGGAAGCCATGCAACCCATTATCAACATCAATGGTTATGTATACTTTGGTACCATTGGGATTATGGCTCTTGTTTTTGCCTTTACTTTCGGCTACAACTTGTCTCTCATGTACAAGGTCAATCCTTTAGCCGGGGGCTTGATTTCTTTTGCTTCCTTTATTTCAACAATTCCCCAAAGCATAACAATTTCTACTGCCTTGAATGGAGCAGATAAATCGTTGCTTTCAGCTTTAGAAGGTTTGGGTTTGAAGATTGTTACGACTAATGGAGCTGCTGCTTTAGAAACAAGTGAGTGGGGAGCTATTGCCCTGAAATATGGTGGAGCAACAGGACTCTTCACAGCTCTGCTGATTGGTTTTCTTGCTACATGGGTTTATGCAAGTTTAGTGAAACGTAACGTTGCTATCAAACTACCAGACTCTGTTCCACCGGCGGTCAACAAGGCTTTTGCGGCCATTATTCCAGGTACGGCTGCAGTTTATGCCTCTTCTATCATTGCCTACCTTGCTTTTGCTTTGACTGGTCAGTCTTTGGGAGACTTAGTATCAACCTACATTCAGTTGCCTTTACTGGGATTGTCGCAGGGACTTGGGTCAGTAGTTCTCCTAACCTTCCTTGTGCAACTGTTCTGGTTCTTTGGGTTGCATGGACACAATGTTTTGGCACCGATCATGGATGGTATTTATGGTGTAGCTTTGAATGAAAATGCTGCTGCCTACACAGCAACCCAAAGCGCTGCAAACTTGCCTTGGCTTTGGACTCGTGGTTCTTTTGATGCTTACGCTCAAATGGGGGGCTCAGGTGTGACCCTTGCCTTGATCATTGCTATTTTCATCTTTTCTAAACGAGAAGAGCATAAGATGGTGGCTAAATTATCTGCTCCGATGGGAGTGTTTAATATCAACGAGCCAATCATCTTTGGTGTTCCGATGGTGTTGAATCCACTCTTTGTCATCCCATGGTTGATTGTACCTCCAATCTGTGCTGCCATTGCCTACTTGGCGACAGCAGCTGGCTTGATTCCGCCGGTCTTTGCGCCTGTACCGTGGATTACGCCTCCAGGGCTTTATGCTTACCTTGCTACAGGTGGAAATGTCATGGCAGCGTTGGTGTCCCTTTTCAATCTCCTTATCGCCTTCTTGATTTGGACTCCGTTTGTCATAGCTGCCAATAGGGTTAAAGCTGGTGAGGACTAA
- a CDS encoding DUF3284 domain-containing protein, with translation MKLTRVGQVPVEHLFDTIRRSLKEDYQQHTGVPLLDQDIREGLTYTKTFGEKGQHSVKVIVEEFAVPSCYAVCFHSNRGKEHIRYSLRDLGNNQTEIEYSYEMEAGDIFAKGNYFLMKKLFSKSLKRRTEAQLEAMIRYSLEELQLNS, from the coding sequence ATGAAGTTGACAAGGGTAGGACAGGTTCCCGTGGAACACCTCTTTGATACGATTCGGCGTTCTTTGAAAGAAGATTATCAGCAGCATACGGGGGTTCCCCTTCTTGATCAGGATATCAGAGAAGGTTTGACTTATACGAAAACTTTTGGCGAAAAGGGTCAGCATAGTGTCAAAGTGATTGTGGAAGAATTTGCTGTTCCTAGTTGCTATGCGGTTTGTTTTCATTCCAACCGAGGTAAGGAGCATATTCGCTACTCACTACGTGATTTGGGAAACAATCAAACGGAGATAGAGTATTCCTATGAGATGGAAGCTGGTGATATTTTTGCAAAGGGAAATTATTTTTTGATGAAAAAACTCTTTTCAAAGAGCTTGAAACGCCGGACAGAAGCTCAGCTAGAAGCGATGATTCGCTATTCTTTAGAGGAACTTCAGCTTAATAGTTAG
- a CDS encoding PTS lactose/cellobiose transporter subunit IIA: MSSPEYLEAIMGLIMYGGEAKGYATQAIRAAKQGDFEAAEQLLQEATTSLNVAHKSQTNLLAKEASGESVELSLLMVHGQDHLMNALTFIDLAREFVEVYKKIS, translated from the coding sequence ATGAGTTCTCCAGAGTATTTAGAAGCCATCATGGGGCTGATTATGTACGGAGGTGAAGCCAAGGGCTATGCTACTCAGGCAATTCGAGCGGCTAAACAAGGCGATTTTGAAGCTGCTGAACAGTTGCTTCAAGAAGCGACTACCTCTTTGAATGTTGCCCATAAATCACAAACCAATCTATTAGCAAAAGAAGCAAGTGGAGAATCTGTGGAACTATCTTTGTTAATGGTACACGGGCAAGACCATCTGATGAACGCTTTAACTTTCATTGATTTGGCAAGAGAGTTTGTTGAGGTCTATAAGAAAATAAGCTGA
- a CDS encoding PTS sugar transporter subunit IIB, which yields MKHIMLVCNAGMSTSMLVTKMQKAAEETGVEATIWAVPVSEADNEVEQKEIDVLLLGPQVKFLLNDYKAKFEPAIKVDAINMMDYGVMNGAKVLEAALTLMEE from the coding sequence ATGAAACACATTATGTTAGTTTGTAACGCAGGTATGTCTACCAGTATGTTGGTAACAAAAATGCAAAAAGCAGCGGAAGAAACAGGGGTAGAAGCAACTATTTGGGCTGTTCCTGTATCTGAGGCAGATAATGAGGTGGAGCAAAAAGAAATCGATGTGCTTCTTTTGGGACCACAGGTGAAATTCTTACTGAATGATTACAAGGCCAAATTTGAACCGGCAATCAAAGTAGATGCCATCAATATGATGGATTACGGAGTGATGAACGGAGCCAAGGTCCTAGAAGCAGCGTTGACATTGATGGAGGAGTAG
- a CDS encoding BglG family transcription antiterminator — translation MLSKKEVRLLECLLAKQDTFVSSLELAKLLAVSDRTVRKYVHQLSSSLEANGAHILSKQSKGYCLQIDRPVEFEMFWQEQLQLKKRITDLTQLEEAVDRQRYILNKLLFEEPIQSLDCLQKELFIGKTTLHSILSDIRKLFASYQLELLITRRGIKLEGKEPAIRHFIMDYFFGEGKAQSVYGMVETNLLPDIRFTDLMLIVLDECRDAKLRLSDFVMQNLVLHIALLLKRMKIGSSLDQFPISNDIQSSKEYQVAGRIIQRIEKQFQVTIPTEETNYIALHLKVKLTGSPTQVMEVEGRFQHHVESCLRTLSQLTGLELFKDQQLLRGILAHLIPLQTRLENKIQLGNPLTSDIQQQYFEAFELTKSAFATMPELMGYQISDDEWAYLTLHVMAAIERYQGFKKTRVLVVCATGVGSALMLKNRLEKEFSTSLEVVDSVSYHEITEERLRDIDLIISSISLSNLIFLTPVINVSVFLSEKDMEAVRSYLQQVTPVKSEQGEPVLMGEEQARQIAESVFSPQRVLYIQEETSRESVLFQLTMCLNEAVDSDFVDQFLEQVHVRESYSSVVFGDSLAFPHPALPMSFSEQIVVGICQRSVEWGQGKQVQLVFLLSPSKGRNIHLKYVSPCLVEFVKNGALQERLMKNPSYSELIDIFIPLIQKQG, via the coding sequence ATGCTATCTAAAAAAGAAGTTCGTCTGCTAGAGTGTTTGTTAGCAAAGCAAGATACTTTTGTCTCCAGTTTGGAATTGGCCAAGTTGCTAGCAGTGAGCGATCGTACTGTGCGGAAGTATGTTCATCAACTTTCGTCTTCTTTAGAAGCAAACGGTGCGCATATCCTTTCCAAACAGAGCAAGGGCTATTGTTTACAGATTGACCGTCCAGTTGAATTTGAAATGTTTTGGCAGGAGCAGCTCCAATTAAAGAAACGGATTACGGATCTGACGCAACTGGAAGAAGCTGTGGATCGTCAGCGCTATATTTTGAATAAATTACTGTTTGAGGAACCCATTCAATCTTTAGACTGCTTGCAGAAGGAATTGTTTATTGGAAAGACCACCCTGCATTCCATCTTATCGGACATCCGTAAGTTATTTGCTTCCTACCAGTTGGAGCTTCTTATTACACGTAGGGGAATCAAGTTGGAAGGCAAGGAGCCAGCCATTCGTCATTTTATCATGGATTATTTTTTTGGCGAGGGGAAGGCTCAGTCAGTATATGGTATGGTTGAGACCAATCTTTTGCCTGATATTCGGTTTACAGATTTGATGTTGATTGTTTTGGATGAATGCCGCGATGCTAAGCTCCGTCTGTCTGATTTTGTCATGCAAAATCTTGTCCTCCATATAGCGCTTCTTTTGAAGCGGATGAAGATTGGCTCCAGTTTAGATCAGTTTCCAATATCAAATGACATTCAGTCCTCTAAGGAATACCAAGTGGCGGGAAGGATTATCCAGCGGATAGAGAAGCAGTTTCAAGTCACAATCCCAACTGAGGAGACCAATTATATCGCCTTGCATCTTAAGGTGAAATTGACGGGAAGTCCCACTCAAGTCATGGAAGTTGAGGGGCGTTTTCAACATCATGTGGAAAGTTGTTTGCGCACCCTCTCTCAATTAACAGGGTTAGAACTATTTAAGGATCAACAGTTACTAAGGGGGATTTTGGCTCACCTAATTCCTTTACAGACTCGTTTGGAGAATAAAATCCAATTGGGGAATCCTTTAACGTCAGATATTCAGCAACAATATTTTGAGGCGTTTGAACTCACAAAGAGTGCATTTGCAACGATGCCGGAACTAATGGGGTATCAGATTTCTGATGATGAATGGGCTTATTTGACTCTTCATGTTATGGCTGCGATTGAGCGCTATCAGGGATTTAAAAAGACAAGAGTTTTGGTAGTTTGTGCAACGGGAGTTGGAAGCGCTTTAATGTTAAAGAATCGTTTGGAGAAGGAGTTCTCCACCAGCTTAGAGGTTGTAGATAGTGTCAGTTATCATGAGATAACAGAAGAGCGATTGAGGGATATTGATTTAATTATCTCCTCTATTAGTCTCTCCAACTTGATTTTTTTGACACCCGTTATCAATGTGAGTGTCTTTCTATCAGAAAAGGATATGGAAGCTGTACGTTCCTATCTACAACAAGTGACACCGGTCAAGTCGGAGCAAGGGGAGCCGGTACTTATGGGGGAAGAACAGGCAAGACAGATAGCAGAGTCAGTTTTCTCCCCTCAGCGAGTTCTCTATATACAAGAAGAAACGAGTCGCGAATCGGTGCTATTCCAATTGACAATGTGCCTGAATGAGGCTGTTGATTCTGATTTTGTTGATCAGTTTTTGGAACAGGTCCATGTCCGAGAATCTTATAGCTCGGTTGTGTTTGGGGACAGCTTAGCTTTTCCACATCCGGCCTTACCGATGAGCTTCTCAGAGCAGATTGTTGTTGGGATTTGCCAAAGGTCGGTTGAGTGGGGACAGGGAAAACAAGTACAGTTAGTCTTTCTATTGTCTCCATCTAAGGGGCGCAATATTCACTTGAAGTATGTTTCCCCTTGTCTGGTCGAATTTGTAAAAAATGGAGCTTTGCAGGAGCGGCTGATGAAGAACCCAAGCTACAGTGAATTGATAGATATTTTCATTCCCTTGATTCAGAAGCAGGGATAG
- a CDS encoding DUF871 domain-containing protein — translation MVQLGFSIYPEHYSLQDSQEYIHLLHRYGARRMFLSLLQLETSKPEVFDLYRELISYANQLGITVVADVCPRFIQAQGWQDSLMEHVAEFGLAGIRLDEALPLDEIIELTNNPYGIKIELNLSTDKTLLTKLLVSSANLDNVIACHNFYPHAYTGLSEEYFLEMSSFYHRSGIQTAAFVSAQSATEGPWPLSEGLPTLEDHRYLPIPLQIAWLKATGLIDCILISNQFVSEEELQSIQEVLKGEQIRLMVEVEDGLTSVEQEIVTFPHVYRGDVSAYVLRSTMPRVVYQDDSIPARSDQMMTVQRGDILIDNDLYGRYKGELQIALKEFTVSSKVNRVGRICPSYLPLLSLIKPWREFQLIINSSEHFH, via the coding sequence ATGGTACAATTAGGATTTTCCATCTATCCAGAGCATTATTCTTTACAGGATAGTCAAGAGTATATTCATTTGCTGCATCGTTATGGAGCGCGGCGGATGTTTCTGAGTTTGTTGCAGCTAGAAACCAGTAAACCAGAGGTATTTGATCTATATAGGGAATTGATTTCCTATGCCAATCAACTAGGAATAACTGTGGTGGCTGATGTGTGTCCACGTTTTATACAGGCACAAGGTTGGCAAGATTCACTCATGGAACATGTTGCCGAATTTGGCTTAGCAGGAATTCGTCTGGATGAAGCCCTTCCTTTGGATGAAATTATTGAGCTAACCAACAATCCTTATGGTATAAAGATTGAACTGAATTTGAGTACGGATAAGACACTGTTGACCAAACTTTTGGTTAGTTCTGCTAATTTGGATAATGTAATCGCCTGTCATAATTTTTATCCACATGCTTATACAGGGCTTTCTGAAGAGTATTTTTTGGAGATGTCTTCGTTTTATCATCGTTCTGGGATTCAGACTGCTGCTTTTGTCAGTGCACAATCAGCAACCGAGGGACCGTGGCCCTTGTCAGAAGGATTACCGACTCTGGAAGACCATCGTTACCTGCCTATTCCCCTTCAAATCGCTTGGTTGAAAGCGACTGGCTTGATCGATTGTATTTTGATCTCCAACCAATTTGTATCAGAAGAGGAGCTTCAATCCATCCAAGAGGTCTTGAAAGGAGAACAGATTCGTCTGATGGTGGAAGTAGAAGATGGGCTAACGTCTGTCGAGCAGGAGATTGTAACGTTTCCTCATGTCTATCGTGGAGATGTATCAGCCTATGTTCTTCGATCAACGATGCCGCGTGTCGTGTATCAGGATGATTCAATACCAGCTCGATCAGATCAGATGATGACCGTGCAGCGTGGAGATATTTTGATTGACAATGACCTTTACGGTCGGTATAAGGGAGAATTGCAGATTGCTCTGAAAGAATTTACGGTCAGTTCCAAGGTCAATCGAGTTGGGCGGATTTGTCCTTCTTATCTCCCCTTGTTATCTCTCATCAAGCCTTGGAGAGAATTTCAACTGATTATCAACTCATCCGAACACTTTCACTAA
- a CDS encoding glycoside hydrolase family 1 protein, with amino-acid sequence MTQNKQVYQFPAGFLWGSSTSGPQSEGMEPGDGKGQSNWDYWYNIEPERFHGGIGPEQTSTFYKNYEKDIDLLAETGHTVFRTSIQWSRLIPKGVGEVNQEAVTFYRAVFSLIKEKGIQLFVNLYHFDLPYTLQEKGGWEKKETVWAYEAYARTCFELFDDVVDRWITFNEPIVPVECGYLGDYHYPCKVDAKAAVAVAYHTQLASSLAVKACHEINPDKKIAIVLNLTPAYPRSDQPEDIQAARIAELFQTKSFLDPSVLGEYPEELVRLIAEYDLTPEVSEEELAIIKENRVDFLGVNYYQPLRVQAPTRVWKEGEVLTPEYFFAPYDMPGKKINPHRGWEIYEKGIYDIATSLKEEYNNIEWLVTENGMGVEGEAAFKENGYIHDDYRIEFIEDHLIELHRAIQEGANCKGYMLWTFIDCWSWLNAYKNRYGLIELDLDTQDRIIKKSGKWFKTLSATNGFSR; translated from the coding sequence ATGACTCAGAACAAACAAGTTTATCAATTTCCCGCAGGTTTTTTATGGGGTTCTTCTACCTCAGGTCCTCAGAGCGAAGGGATGGAACCCGGTGACGGGAAAGGCCAAAGTAACTGGGATTATTGGTACAATATAGAGCCGGAGCGTTTTCATGGAGGTATCGGTCCGGAACAGACCTCTACCTTTTACAAAAATTATGAAAAGGATATTGATTTGTTGGCAGAGACAGGTCATACTGTATTTCGGACCTCTATCCAATGGTCGCGTCTCATACCAAAGGGTGTAGGGGAGGTCAATCAAGAAGCGGTAACTTTCTATCGAGCTGTATTTTCCTTGATAAAAGAAAAGGGGATCCAATTATTTGTCAATCTTTATCATTTTGATCTTCCTTATACTTTGCAGGAAAAAGGTGGCTGGGAGAAAAAAGAAACGGTGTGGGCCTATGAAGCCTATGCACGGACTTGTTTCGAGCTTTTTGATGATGTGGTTGACCGATGGATTACCTTTAATGAGCCAATCGTTCCTGTAGAATGTGGTTATCTGGGAGATTATCATTATCCTTGTAAGGTTGATGCCAAAGCAGCGGTTGCCGTGGCCTACCATACTCAATTAGCTAGTTCTTTGGCAGTCAAAGCTTGCCATGAGATCAATCCTGATAAAAAAATCGCTATTGTGCTGAATCTGACTCCAGCTTATCCCCGTAGTGACCAGCCAGAAGATATACAGGCAGCTAGAATTGCAGAACTCTTCCAAACCAAGAGTTTTCTAGATCCATCTGTCTTGGGAGAATATCCAGAGGAGTTGGTTCGATTGATTGCCGAATATGATTTGACTCCAGAAGTTAGCGAAGAGGAGCTGGCAATTATCAAAGAGAATAGAGTGGATTTTTTAGGAGTCAACTACTATCAACCTCTTCGGGTACAAGCACCGACAAGGGTATGGAAAGAAGGAGAGGTTCTCACTCCAGAATACTTCTTTGCTCCTTATGATATGCCAGGGAAAAAAATCAACCCACATAGAGGTTGGGAAATTTATGAAAAAGGGATTTACGACATTGCCACCAGTCTCAAAGAAGAATACAACAATATTGAATGGCTAGTAACAGAAAACGGTATGGGGGTGGAAGGAGAAGCTGCCTTTAAGGAAAATGGCTATATCCATGACGATTACCGGATTGAGTTTATCGAGGATCATTTGATTGAGTTGCACCGAGCTATTCAAGAAGGGGCAAATTGTAAGGGTTATATGCTGTGGACCTTTATCGACTGCTGGTCTTGGCTCAATGCCTATAAGAATCGCTATGGTTTGATTGAGCTGGACTTGGATACTCAAGATCGCATTATCAAGAAATCAGGCAAATGGTTTAAGACCTTGAGTGCTACCAATGGTTTTAGTCGTTAG